A region from the Cryptosporangium arvum DSM 44712 genome encodes:
- the hemB gene encoding porphobilinogen synthase, translated as MSGTLRRATAGAPSLEKLCPGLSPGSGGGGGGFPSVRPRRLRQSQAMRRLVSEVRLHPADMVLPLFVKQDIPEARPIRSMPGVFQHSRDSLRRAAHEAVSAGVGGLMLFGVPSERDHCGTTDAVLNESIADVIAEVGKDMVVMSDLCLDEFTDHGHCGILAADGSVDNDATLLRYAEMAVAQADAGAHVLGLSGMMDGQVGVVRAALDAAGHTNAVILAYAAKYASGFYGPFREAVESQLEGDRRTYQQDPANAAEALREVALDVAEGADIIMVKPALPYLDVLRQVADAVDVPVAAYQVSGEYAMVEAAAANGWINREQVMMETLIGARRAGADFVLTYWATEAAGLCAAR; from the coding sequence GAGAAGCTCTGCCCCGGCCTCTCGCCGGGCAGCGGCGGCGGTGGCGGCGGCTTCCCGAGCGTGCGTCCGCGGCGGCTCCGGCAGAGCCAGGCCATGCGTCGCCTGGTCTCCGAGGTGCGGCTGCACCCCGCCGACATGGTGCTCCCGCTGTTCGTGAAGCAAGACATCCCCGAGGCGCGCCCGATCCGCTCGATGCCGGGCGTCTTCCAGCACTCCCGTGATTCGCTGCGCCGGGCCGCGCACGAGGCGGTCTCGGCCGGCGTCGGTGGGCTGATGCTGTTCGGTGTGCCGTCCGAGCGCGACCACTGCGGCACCACCGACGCGGTGCTCAACGAGTCGATCGCCGACGTGATCGCCGAGGTCGGGAAAGACATGGTCGTGATGAGCGACCTGTGCCTCGACGAGTTCACCGACCACGGCCACTGCGGCATCCTGGCCGCGGACGGCTCCGTCGACAACGACGCCACGCTGCTGCGTTACGCCGAGATGGCGGTCGCCCAGGCCGACGCCGGAGCACACGTGCTCGGGCTGTCCGGGATGATGGACGGCCAGGTCGGGGTCGTTCGGGCGGCGCTGGACGCGGCCGGGCACACGAACGCCGTGATCCTCGCCTACGCGGCGAAGTACGCGTCGGGCTTCTACGGCCCGTTCCGGGAGGCGGTGGAGTCCCAGCTCGAGGGCGACCGTCGCACCTACCAGCAGGACCCGGCGAACGCGGCCGAGGCGCTGCGTGAGGTGGCGCTGGACGTCGCCGAGGGCGCGGACATCATCATGGTGAAGCCCGCGCTGCCCTACCTCGACGTACTGCGTCAGGTCGCGGACGCGGTGGACGTGCCGGTGGCGGCCTACCAGGTGTCCGGTGAGTACGCGATGGTCGAGGCCGCGGCGGCCAACGGCTGGATCAACCGCGAGCAGGTCATGATGGAGACGCTCATCGGCGCCCGCCGAGCCGGCGCCGACTTCGTCCTCACCTACTGGGCCACCGAGGCCGCCGGGTTGTGCGCGGCCCGCTGA
- a CDS encoding serine/threonine-protein kinase — translation MSAPTVGQLGQYKLVGVLGSGGMGTVYLGRSPGGRPAAVKAVHGHLAINPDFRTRFRREVALAQRVGGPYTAAMLDADPDGDPPWLATEYIRGQSLSQVLTEHGALPEHTVRALAAGLAEALQVIHAAGVVHRDLKPSNVLLSENGPRVIDFGIAKAVEGIDLTGDGPLLGTPGYMSPEHLAGSALAPSSDVFSLGAVLAHAATGMAPFGAGQSFAVANRVSTAPPDLSGLPTGLAELIGKCLAKEPGERPSMDWIVRQVGSFAEQDSWLPSEVGNAIRHRPAPTRPFTSADAPPPGMRDAADDAPPDIVEYLADRFARRSGGAPIVPVRSSERPVALIRPKPAGAPAPDVPPAELAVAKLKEGAARLQGAAARLKSAARPAAPVPAVDVRGPSHAPAGYAPGRPAPGNPQAGNPAARGGPAAPHQRAPWQRGPLRPDGNPAPQRDARSAAVKAPRRVPWQRLQCPPIGTPTGRRAWSRWMLVLILIALLDAVAQTPAVRELVGSPSSPPWLAGAFEASSAIGRVMSGVPDPITGWIKEGGAATRAVRLAVIPLLLLAFVALIRRGGTSSPMMVAKTAAGWLGTALALLLACRYFATGFASLVWAVDTLGWLLIPTAIALAVITSRLAGKAR, via the coding sequence GTGAGTGCACCGACCGTCGGACAGCTCGGCCAGTACAAGCTGGTCGGCGTGCTCGGATCCGGTGGGATGGGCACGGTCTACCTGGGGCGTTCGCCCGGTGGGCGCCCGGCCGCGGTGAAGGCCGTGCACGGGCACCTCGCGATCAACCCCGATTTCCGGACGCGCTTCCGCCGTGAGGTCGCGCTGGCGCAGCGGGTCGGCGGGCCCTACACGGCCGCGATGCTCGACGCCGATCCCGACGGCGACCCGCCGTGGCTCGCGACCGAGTACATCCGCGGTCAGTCGCTCTCCCAGGTGCTCACCGAGCACGGTGCGCTGCCGGAGCACACGGTCCGGGCGCTGGCCGCCGGGCTGGCCGAGGCGCTCCAGGTCATCCACGCGGCCGGGGTCGTGCACCGGGATCTGAAGCCGTCGAACGTGCTGCTCTCGGAGAACGGTCCGCGGGTGATCGACTTCGGCATCGCGAAGGCCGTCGAGGGCATCGACCTGACCGGTGACGGGCCGCTGCTCGGCACGCCGGGGTACATGTCGCCCGAGCACCTGGCCGGGTCGGCGCTGGCGCCGAGCAGCGACGTGTTCTCGCTGGGAGCGGTGCTGGCGCACGCGGCGACCGGGATGGCACCGTTCGGGGCCGGGCAGTCGTTCGCGGTCGCGAACCGGGTCTCCACCGCGCCGCCGGATCTGTCGGGGCTGCCGACGGGGCTCGCCGAGCTGATCGGGAAGTGCCTCGCGAAGGAGCCGGGCGAGCGGCCGTCGATGGACTGGATCGTTCGTCAGGTCGGGTCGTTCGCCGAGCAGGATTCGTGGCTGCCGTCGGAGGTCGGGAACGCGATCCGGCACCGGCCGGCGCCGACGCGTCCGTTCACGAGTGCCGACGCGCCGCCGCCGGGGATGCGCGACGCGGCCGACGACGCACCGCCGGACATCGTGGAGTACCTGGCCGACCGGTTCGCGCGTCGTTCCGGGGGCGCTCCGATCGTTCCGGTGCGTTCCTCCGAGCGCCCGGTCGCCCTGATCCGGCCGAAGCCCGCTGGTGCTCCCGCGCCCGACGTTCCCCCGGCCGAACTGGCCGTCGCCAAGCTCAAAGAGGGCGCCGCCCGTCTCCAGGGCGCCGCCGCGCGCCTGAAGTCCGCTGCCCGCCCCGCCGCCCCCGTACCGGCCGTCGACGTCCGCGGCCCGAGCCACGCTCCCGCCGGATACGCCCCCGGACGCCCAGCACCCGGCAACCCGCAGGCCGGCAACCCGGCCGCCCGTGGCGGGCCGGCCGCGCCCCACCAACGAGCCCCGTGGCAGCGGGGCCCGCTGCGGCCGGACGGCAACCCCGCCCCGCAGCGGGACGCCCGATCAGCAGCGGTGAAGGCACCCCGCCGGGTGCCGTGGCAGCGCCTCCAGTGCCCTCCGATCGGCACGCCGACCGGACGCCGGGCGTGGAGCCGCTGGATGCTCGTCCTGATCCTGATCGCCCTGCTCGACGCCGTCGCGCAGACCCCGGCGGTCCGGGAGCTCGTCGGCTCGCCCAGCTCCCCGCCGTGGCTCGCCGGCGCCTTCGAGGCCAGTTCGGCGATCGGCCGGGTGATGTCGGGCGTGCCCGACCCGATCACCGGGTGGATCAAGGAGGGCGGCGCCGCCACCAGGGCTGTCCGTCTGGCGGTGATCCCGCTCCTGCTGCTGGCCTTCGTCGCGCTGATCCGCCGCGGCGGCACGTCGTCACCGATGATGGTCGCCAAGACCGCCGCCGGGTGGCTGGGCACCGCGCTCGCGCTGCTCCTGGCCTGCCGCTACTTCGCGACCGGCTTCGCCAGCCTCGTCTGGGCCGTGGACACCCTCGGCTGGCTGCTGATCCCCACCGCGATCGCCCTGGCCGTGATCACCAGCCGCCTGGCCGGCAAAGCACGCTAG